The following is a genomic window from Arvicanthis niloticus isolate mArvNil1 chromosome 10, mArvNil1.pat.X, whole genome shotgun sequence.
CCtaattctcttgtgtgtgtgtgtgtgtgtgagagagagagagagagagagagagagacagagacagagacagagacagagacagagacagagacagacagagacagtgagacagagacagaaaaacatagacaaagagacacagagagagacacagaaaaagagagacagatacagagagtcagacacagagagaagagggccTCATGATCTGACACTGACAGGCCttcaacttactatgtagccttaaCTGGCCTTGAGTTGGCagtcctgccccagcctcctggaCTCTGGGATTTCAAGCATGTGATACCACACCCAGCTAAGGCACATTGTACTGAGATGATCAGGGATTCTTCTGCACAGTTCAGTCTGTGAACCCTATATCTTCCAATGGGTGTGAGGAGCAGAGTGAGGAGCACTCTCCCCACCTTACCTGGCTGTCTGAAAGGTTCTACAAATCCCAAGTGAGTTATTGGAAAGTCAAGCAAGACATAACCAGACCAATTTTACATCAAATGTACTTATGCTTTGATCAAACAATGAATGTCTCTCTGTGATGTGGTGGTATActaacagtaatttttttttaaatcatttggaTGTAAGATGAAGAGAAATGTTTACATAGCTGTAAATAAGATTGGATTTTCCTTAAGGTTTCTTTCTATCCATTCTATAAAGATAATTCAGATGTCGTCAAAGTAGAAATTtggaggtactgagaaaaagtttCCCAGAAAACTTTTTGGATGTGGCGACGATTTCCTCTTCACCAGATTTTGATAATGATGTCCTATGACTCACAGGAAGCCAGCTCCCCTTTAAAGAGGCTCCAGAAGAAGCAGTACTCAGTGGTCCTCTACTGACTACACACCAAAACTgcaagaagagcagagagagagaggagcaggagcaACACACCCAAGGAATCCAACATCTGGACAACCATTCCACTGAACAGTAAGTGCAGATTCTGAGCCTGAGGAGCCTTGGGCTCGATTTACATGTGTTTGCACATATGCAAAAAGGTATTCTGATAAAAAGACCAGTCTAAACTGTTACAGCATTGTAATTAAAACCTACCTCTTCTCTCTATTTAAAATAATGGAAATCTTAAACTTTGCATTTATTCTCCATGCTAGATGCCTGTGAAATTAGGGTGAGCTACAGGATTCTGAAGCCCCACAGTTTTGACTTAAATGCTATGATAGAAGGGTGTGAGTAACCCTCACTTAGAATTTCATTCTGTGACTAattccacactttctcttctcaGGAAAGTTTCTCCAGCCTAACATCTGGATGGAAGAAACTGCTGTAGTCATGAATGCCTCACACCTTCTCTCTGCTCTCGCTTTTGGTAAGCTAGAGTCATGGGAGACCAGGAACTCTCATCCTCACCACACTGACTTTTAAGACCAGGTTATTTTGTTGTGTGGGGCTGTTCTGTGCTTTGTATACGGTGGTTATCAGGACCACTGACCTCTCCCTGCAGGTTTCTGCCTTGTGGTGGGAAGGATGGGTCTTAAGTGGACTATTCAGGCTTTGTGAAGATCCATTCATTTGGTTCTGAAAGGGGCTCAAGCAGGTATCAGTTAGCATCCAATGAAGTTTGCTTTCTCCAACTTTCATTGTATTGTGAAGTTGGAGTATAACATTGTGGTTGTGATGAGGCACCAGCAGATGTGTAGTCACACAGTGATATGTAGAATCACTAGCCACTTCCATGCTCTTCTTACTTTTATAAGCAACAGTTTGAACCAACACAAAGGCCCCTATAAGCCAAAAGCAAGACAACACAATTCAAGACTAAATTCTGCTGTTTCCTTCTTGACCCAACCCAGTTCTCCTCACTGGAGAGAGCACAGCTTGGTACTACAATGCCTCCAGTGAGCTCATGACATATGATGAAGCCAGTGCATATTGTCAGCGGGACTACACACATCTCGTGGCGATTCAGAACAAGGAAGAGATCAAATACCTTAACTCCAGTCTCACCTATTCACCAAATTACTACTGGATTGGAATCAGAAAAGTCAATAACATATGGGTCTGGGTGGGGACCCAGAAGCCTCTGACGGAGGAAGCTAGGAACTGGGCACCAGGTGAACCAAACAACATGCAAAGAAATGAGGACTGTGTGGAGATCTACATCCAACGACCCATAGACTCGGGCATGTGGAATGATGAGAGATGTGACAAAAAGAAACTGGCTCTGTGCTACACAGGTATGAAGTTTCTGTGAGGCGGAAGACTGGTTCTGTGTGGAGGCAGCCTGACAGATTTAGAGTGTGTAAAGTAATCGGTCTcttcacattttgtttttttcccaagaGATGATTATAAGCAATTTTAATagtaattacatttctttttactgATTTGTGTGAGTAAAGGCAACAACTATacaaatgcatatgcatatgcatatacatatacatataattctaTTGATGtacagagtatatatatatactcacataaaatagGTGCTTTAGTTGTTTGTTTGCATTCTACCGATATGCATTTATTTTCACCAAAATATACAACAGATGAGCCTGGAACTTGGATCTGGCATGTCAGTCAAAGTCTTGAGCACTAATGTCATTGGTCTTAACTGGATTGCACTgattcaaaactaaaaacaaacaaacaagcaaactcaTGAAGAGCATCATAATAATTGACTGTCCATAATATGGACTGTGCTTTCTGTAGCTTCGTGTACCAATACATCCTGCAGTGGTCATGGTGAATGTGTAGAGACCATCAATAGTTACACCTGCAAGTGCCACCCCGGCTTCTTGGGACCTAACTGTGAGCAAAGTAAGTCTTGACCTCCCCTGTTTCTCCTCCGAAGGGGAACACTCTCTCATGCTCCAGACGGCTTGTCAGTTGGGCCCATGCGTTTCCTCTACCTGAATACACTGAGTAAGAGTGAAACAGTAGCCGAGGCTATGAGATCAGACCCTCATGGGTCAAACTCCAGACTTACTACCCATATTATTTATGGCACCTTGACAAAGTAGTCTTACAGGGTGACTGACTATTCCAGTTGTCATGAAACTAAATAACGTCATGTGGCAACTAGCTATAGGTTAGTGTTTTAGGTTCCAGAGAACTAAGAAGATAATAATTGATACAGCTCCATAGTCTAATGGGTCTATAGAGCCTGAACCACAGCAAATGTTCAGTGGGTGATTACTGTAGGGACCAGTGTTTCTCTCtcaaaagaaaggggagaggtaAGGAGAAGTGTGAACTGGTTCTTTTTTTCAGCTGTGACCTGCAAAGCACAGGAACAACCTGTCCATGGAAACCTGACCTGCACCCACCCCTTTGGCCTCTTCAGCTACAATGCCTCCTGCTCCCTTGGCTGTGAAAGGGGCTACCTGCCCAGTAGCACTGAGACCGTGTGGTGTATGTCCTCTGGAGAGTGGAGTGCGCCTGCTCCAGCCTGCCATGGTAACTCTCCCAATGTGTCAACCCTTTTCACTCTTCCTCATTGCCTTAGAATTTACCCAACTTGTAACTTTTCCCAACTCTGTGGAAAAGGTGTGCAGGTTCCTCTCCAGTAACTGTTTGGTTTAGCATGGGATTTTTccacttttctttctatttttttttttgaaaatgggtATTACTGAGATTCTAGTGACATGTAAAGGAAGGTGCCATGGAGACAGCGAAAACACATCTAGACAACCTTGTAACTTTCTCACAGACTTTCCTGTTTGGCTGTCCCATGCAATGGAGCCTTCTTTAGCTTTGTATTGACCATGGAGTTTCTCTTTGCACAAAAATCTTAGTTCTCTGGAGCAATCGAAAAGATTCACTGCTCACATCTTTTGTATGCTAACATTGCTTTTACACCAAGTCGTGGATCTTGATCTAGAGGctgttggtttctttgtttttgctgtttctaCGTGTAGTAAAAGAGATCAGAGACCACCCGTCATAGCCAAAGtgaaaattaatgagaaaaaatgaaaatatgagtaGTACAGTAAAGACTAAAGCATCCGTTATGGGTCTGTATGTTATCAAGAACTGGCACAGGAGTTTGAGTTATGCCCTTTGAAGACAGTCTCACCTTCTTGATAAACCCTAATTTATTAGGTTTTGATAAAAACCtaataaatgaaagcatttattttcttttcgtaaaactctctcctctctttcatctcctcaGTGGTTGAATGTGAAGCTTTGACTGACCCTGCCCACAGAATCAGGAAGTGTTCCTCAAATTCTGGGAGCTATCCATGGAACACGACGTGCACATTTCACTGTGAGGAAGGCTACAGGCTTGTTGGAGCTCAGAAGTTACAGTGCACCTCATCGGGCATCTGggacaatgagacaccatcatgCAAAGGTAGAGAGAGTTCTTCCAGGTTGAGATTCATTGCATTCTCTTCCTCCAATGCTTGAAAGGGGCAAGCCAGTTTTACTAAATCTGAATGGTTGCTTGTATTACAGCTGTGACCTGTGACGTCATCTCTCAGCCTCAGAATGGCTCTGTGAGCTGCAGCAACTCAACAGCTGGAGAACTTGCCTTTAAGTCATCCTGCAACTTCACCTGTGACCAAAGTTTCACGTTGCAGGGGTCAGCCCAAGTTGAATGCAATGCACAAGGGCAGTGGACACCACAAATCCCAGTGTGCAAAGGTGAGTAAAAAGCCATCTCTTCTaaggctttcattttaaaaaaatctgtcatctatcttggCCACTGGCAATGACATCAGGTCTCCTCTGTTAACTATTGATACCAATTGTGAGGTCAAGAGATATACCTCTGCCATTGACCTAAAAAAATGTATGGCCAGGAAGCCTGTATGCAAGTAACATGgaaatggttttcttttgtttgtttctaaactatggcatattaataaaatttaccAGCACTGTCATAGAGTAAGAATTAACAATGTCTGGGAAATCCtgcttaaaatgtaaaattcagaaCAATGAAAACACTGCTCCAACTTCACATTGTATCACCTGCTTCTGAAGTTCAGAGCTAGCAGTGATGACAATACCCCCAGCTTGATGTTTGTCACCTACAAGGATTGTTTTGATACGGGCATAGAAACAATAAAGTTTAATTCTCTTTATAGTAAAGACAAGAATGTTCAGACAAGCAGCTTCCCTTATCCAGTTCTGGCATCATTAGACCTAAACTTAGTATTGAATGAGTTTTAGGGGCAAAAAGCCACAATGTGAAACTCAAGCTAAGAGCAGGCAAACCCTGCATGGaaggcttcttttctttccttttctggcaCCACTTGGAAGTATTCAAGGCCTATACCATGCTCTTTGGTGATGTATGATGTCATTACCCTCACTCTGCACATCAGACCATCATGGAGGGACCATATTCTTGCTAATTGTTGCCTCCTGTTAGGCGTCGTTATCATAGAGAGAATGGATCGCATAGGAAACACAGCCACCTTGCCAGAAATTCATAATGAAGAATCATCTTGAGTTCCTTACACATACCTTTGGCCAGTTGAACTTAGCCATCGAATGATAGAGGCTTTCTAGTTTCACCATGGTATTTTCTCAACCTTTCCCTGGCTTCTCAGCTTTCCAGTGTGAAGCCTTATCTGCACCACAGCGAGGCTACGTGAGGTATCTGCCCAGTGCTTCGGAAGCTTTCCAAAGTGGATCCAGTTGTGAGTTCTCCTGTGAAGAAGGATTTGAATTGAAGGGATCAAGAAGGCTTCAGTGTGGTCCAAGAGGAGAGTGGGACAGCAAAAAGCCCACATGCTCAGGTACATTCTCTttaaacactctctctctctctctctctctctctctctctctctctctctctctctctctttctgtatgtgtgtatttgtgtgtgctccAAGacccatgtgtggaggtcagaggacaatttgccgAGGTCCATTTTCACATAGGTCCCATCATATGAGTCCCAGGAATGAAATTCAAGTTTCTAAgattggcagcaaatgcctttacccctgagccatctctctggcccctgcaGACACACTTTGGATTTTACTGTAAGATAGAAGCTATTGAACATCTTTGTGGCTTGGCTACCCTGTGACACCTGCTATAGCTCAATGCTTATACCTCGGATGGCTTCTCTCTTCCAGCTGTGAAGTGTGACGATGTCCCTGAGCTCCAGAATGGTTTCATGGACTGCACTCATGCTAATACTGGCAAGTTCACTTACAAGTCCTCGTGTGCCTTTCAATGCAACGAGGGCTTTAAATTGCATGGATCAGCTCAACTTGAGTGCACATCCCAGGGAAAGTGGACCCAGAAAGTCCCCTCCTGCCAAGGTAACACCGAGCTCAGACTCTCAAGAAGACACCCATCAGCTTAGTGGTTTTGTGGTATGGTTTTCCTGACTTCCACTGTCGACATGCTCTTTGCAGTGGTACAATGTCCAAGCCATGACATTCCAGGAAGAACAAACATGAGCTGCAGTGGGGCGGCAATCTTTGGCACAGTGTGTAAATTTACATGTCCTGAGGGTTGGACACTCAATGGATCTGCAATTCTGACATGTGGTGCCACTGGACACTGGTCTGGAATGCTGCCTACTTGTGAAGGTAATGCATTGATGGATGGTGGTTGCCtcggggaggagagagaagggggttaTGTTGCTAAGGAAGCTAACTGTCCATTATGTCCAAGTCAGAATGATAAGTTATAGAGATTGATAGAAAGACAACAGAAAAAGATGTCAGTGGACCAGGTAAAAAGTTATGTTCTTCTCTGACACCCCACTTTCCTCTCCAGTACCCACCATAGACTCCACTGATATCATGATTTATTTCCTGGTCCTTCCCTGTTCTCCATTTCTCTCCTGTTATACCTCTTTCTGCTCCCTTATAGTGGGATTCTGATCATTGGAAAGGGGAGATCTAGAGATAAAAGGAAGAGTAGGAAATAAATGTGAGAGAGAAGGCAAGGATACTTCAGTGTTAACTGAGGTGTGGTGACGGAGTGTCACAGCTTTACAAGGAAGGATATGTTCTACCTGGGAACACTGGAATGCAGCTGCAACAGTGGTTTGAGAAGAACTGATTAAATCTGCAATGCCATTTCTGCTTTGTGGTTCTTCTGCTGATAGTAATGAATATACAGAGAAAAGGCCAAATGGCAGGGCCAAAAGACACAAAAGTCAAGCGTTGCTTATACTTTCTCCTTCCAATTTGTTTCCTCAGCCCCGGCCAGCCCTGACCTTCCCTTGGTAGTTGCACTCTCTGCGGCAGGAACCTCACTCCTGACATTGTCCTCATTGCTCTACTTGTTGATGAGATACTTTCGGAAGAAAGGTAAATTCAAGCGTCCACTCCAAAAATGAATTTGaaacttgtatgtgtgtatatatgtatgtatgtgtatgtatgtatatccttTTCTCCCCTAATTAATGAGCTATGGCTTCTTGAAAATTTTCACTGGAATTTAGAGAGTAGAACCTACTTCTTAAATAGCCCCAGTAAATGGTAATGGAATCAAGCAAAAGTTTCAGGACAAGGATTTATTAATCAACTAACTTGATGTTGAAAGTTTCAGGAAACCCATGTTGATTGTGCTAACACTGCTTGACCTCTAGGGGGCTCAACTCACATAAAATTCCATGGTGTCTTCCGAGATGTTCAATCAGAATTGTAGAGTTATACCATGATTCTATTGGAAGAATAGATGAAATACTTTCAAGTAACTGAGAACATTTCTTGAAATAGTCTaaatttataagtgtgtgtgtgtgtataaacaggATACTATatcaggtatatatatatgtatatatatttatatacacacatatatatatacacacatccagtatacatatacatgtgtgtatatatattatatatatatgcatatatataatatatatcacatatatgtacatacatatacacatatgtacacacatatactgaAATAGGAAACATTCCCATGGTCCCTTTGATCTACAgagtatttaaatgtttttgaattaaaaattgaattttagaCATTGGGAAATTCCATGTAAAAGTATAGATTTTGGATTTCTTAGAACTTAGAAGAAGAATCAGGCAAGATGAGCGTGCCCCTATTTCCTGGTGTCAGAAAGCTGCTGTGGTCTTTGGATGTTTCCTCCTCTGCATTTTACCTTCATCACCTCCAAATGCTTATTACAGATTCCTGTAATCCTGAGAGTATAAGACCAGATGAGTCAAGTAAATTCATCGTATCTGCTTACAAGTCACTAGTCCAAActaatacttttctttctttctctttcagcaaAGAAATTTGTTCCTGCTAGGTAAGGTGAATTCTTGTTTAAAGCATGCTATTTAATACtctatatattttttcctctgcATGTGGGAAAGCAGTGCTTGACATCCTTTTTTTCATGTTTCCACAGCAGCTGCCAAAGCCTTCAATCATTGGGAAACTATCAAGTACCTTCTTACATCATCTAAGTTCAGACAATCAGGTACGATTTGGGCAGGTCATGTAAATGAGAGAAAATGTCCTTTATAAACGGTGTTTCTCTTGGACACCCTCAAACCTGCCATAGGCTTGCGAGAAtccccatcttgatgataatttATAGaatgttatttctctctctctctctctctctctcccttcctccttctctgtctctgtctctgtctctgtctctgtctctgtctctctctctctctctctctctctcccttcctccttctctgtctctgtctctgtctctctctctctctctctctctctctctctctctctctctctctctctctctctctctgtgtgtgtgtgtgtgtacatgtaattGAAGCAGCAGTGGTCGGTCTTTCTTGGATCAGTTTACTTCTGAGTGGTGGTGAATTCCTGCCCCATTCAGTAATTAGAATCCTCAGCATGTATCTAAGCTGGGGAACCAGAGAGACCAGGCCTATTCCTTTAGTCCTCTGAGATGAAGAATATGAGGCACAGAATGTATAGGAACTTGCCTGAGTTTCTAAAGTTACTGTGTTGTGTAGCTGAGGTTCA
Proteins encoded in this region:
- the Sele gene encoding E-selectin — protein: MEETAVVMNASHLLSALAFVLLTGESTAWYYNASSELMTYDEASAYCQRDYTHLVAIQNKEEIKYLNSSLTYSPNYYWIGIRKVNNIWVWVGTQKPLTEEARNWAPGEPNNMQRNEDCVEIYIQRPIDSGMWNDERCDKKKLALCYTASCTNTSCSGHGECVETINSYTCKCHPGFLGPNCEQTVTCKAQEQPVHGNLTCTHPFGLFSYNASCSLGCERGYLPSSTETVWCMSSGEWSAPAPACHVVECEALTDPAHRIRKCSSNSGSYPWNTTCTFHCEEGYRLVGAQKLQCTSSGIWDNETPSCKAVTCDVISQPQNGSVSCSNSTAGELAFKSSCNFTCDQSFTLQGSAQVECNAQGQWTPQIPVCKAFQCEALSAPQRGYVRYLPSASEAFQSGSSCEFSCEEGFELKGSRRLQCGPRGEWDSKKPTCSAVKCDDVPELQNGFMDCTHANTGKFTYKSSCAFQCNEGFKLHGSAQLECTSQGKWTQKVPSCQVVQCPSHDIPGRTNMSCSGAAIFGTVCKFTCPEGWTLNGSAILTCGATGHWSGMLPTCEAPASPDLPLVVALSAAGTSLLTLSSLLYLLMRYFRKKAKKFVPASSCQSLQSLGNYQVPSYII